The Leucothrix mucor DSM 2157 DNA window AATTCGTTTTACACCCGCTTTGCCTTGGACTGGCATACTTTGAAAGATCGCATTATGTTCACTATCAATAGGTAACAGCTCTGCGCCATTATCCCGTACCGCGTCCATAAACAGCTTGCCAGACATGACCAAGGCTTCTTTATTGGCCAGCATTACCCGCTTACCGGCTTTCGCAGCAGCGAGTGAAGGTAGTAGCCCTGCAGCGCCAACAATGGCTGCCATTACATAATCAGTTTCCGGTAGTGCGGCAACCTGCTCTAGTGCAGCAGCCCCACTGAGCACCTCGGTTGAACTACCTGCAGCATTGAGCTTTTCAGCTAGAGCTTCCGCACTAGCCTCATCGACCATGACAGCATATTTGGGATGAAAAGCCTGACATTGCTGAAATAGCACATCGGTTTGCGTATTGGCGGTCAGTGCAATGACTTGATAGTCATTTGGATGACGTGCCAATACATCCAAAGTACTCAGGCCAATTGAGCCTGTCGCACCGAGAACAGTGATTCCTTTCTTCGGCGTCTGCCCCGCCTGCTCTACTGCCATTATATGCCACGCCCCACAAGGCTAACCGACAACCCCAAGACGAATACAGGCAGTGCAACGAGTAAGCCATCGATACGATCTAAAATACCACCGTGGCCCGGCAGGATAGTACCGCTATCTTTCTGGCCAGCTTCGCGCTTTAGCAAGCTTTCAAATAAATCGCCTGCAACCGATAAGGCCGCAACCAGCAAAGACAATAGCAAGAAGTAAACCCAAGCGATGCCAGTAAAACCAAAATAGGAAGCACCTAGTAAAGCCCACAATAACGCAGCGGCCAATCCACCTTTAGCACCTTCTCTGGTTTTGCCTGGGCTTAACTCAGGCGCTAGTTTGGTCACACCAACGGCCTTACCGACAAAGTAAGCCCCAGTGTCCATCGCTGCCACCAAGAAGATCAGGTACAACACGAGCATTGGGTCATGAGCTTGCAGACGCGCTAAAGCCAACCACGCTGGGACTAGTACCAGAAAGCCCGCTAAGCTCAGTAGCCACGGCCTGCTGGAGTAGAATGTGCTATCTTGACGATAAATAGTTAACAACCCAAGGATAGTCACCCAAAAGACCACGCCAGTTGCAATCGCATACCAGCTCACGCCAGTTATATAAATGAGCGTGCCGACAACAATCAGAAAGATAACCGCCCACGCTTGCTGCATTGCTTCAAGGCCGATTAATCGAGCCCATTCCCAGCCGCCAATCGCTAACACGACGACCAGCGAAGCAATTGCAAAATACGGGGTCGGCAGCAGCGTGACGCCAGCCAATACTGCCAAAACCAAGAATATTGCAGTGATGACGCGTTGTTTAAGCATGGTTGGTTTCCTTGACCTGTTCGCCGGTCATGCCAAAACGTCGTTGCCGTGAGGCAAAATCATCAATAGCATCGAGCAGAGCCGACTCATCAAAATCGGGCCATAGGGTATCGGTAAAGTATAATTCCGAGTAAGCCAGTTGCCACAATAAAAAATTGCTGATGCGACGCTCACCACCGGTTCGTATAAACAAATCGGGATCAGGCACATCAGCCGTACTTAATTTACCAGAGAGAGAGTCTTCGGTTAATGGAATGTCAGGCTGCTCATTCAATAACTGCTGAGCAGCCTGCACAATATCCCAACGTCCGCCATAGTTAGCGGCAATTTGCAGCAGTAAACCCTCACCATTGCTGGTCATAGCTTCAACATCTGCAATTTTGCGCTGCAACTTCTCTGAAAAAGCGGTGGTATCGCCGATAAACTTTAAACGAACACCGTGTTTCATCAAGCCTTTCGCTTCACGCTCAAGCGCCGTCGCCAGCAGACTCATCAAACCGCTGACCTCTTCCTCTGGTCGCTTCCAGTTTTCACTGCTAAAGGCAAACAAAGTCAGGCACTCGACGTTCAGACGCCCACAAGCTTTAACGACACTGCGCACAGCTTCTGCCCCGCGGTGGTGCCCAAAAAGCCGTGGCCTCTTACGTTGCTGCGCCCACCGGCCATTGCCGTCCATGACAATGGCAATATGGCGAGGGATAACCGTTGTATTTGTCATATTTTATTATTCGTTATCGGCAATATTCCGGATCTCCGGAAGTTTAAATTTCCATCAGATCCTGTTCTTTCTTGGTCAGAACCTCATCAATCACCTTAATATATTGATCAGTCAGCTTTTGAACACCATCTTGTGCGCGGCGCTCATCATCTTCAGAAATTTCTTTATCTTTCTGCATCGTTTTCAAGCTTGAGTTAGCATCGCGGCGGATGTTACGGATTGCCACGCGCGAGTTTTCAGCTTCGCCACGAACGACTTTAACCAAGTCCTTACGACGCTCTTCTGTCAACGCTGGCATTGGAACACGAATCACAGTACCCGCTGAGTTAGGGTTCAAACCCAAGTCAGACGTCATGATCGCTTTCTCAATCGCCTGTACCATGGTTCTTTCCCATGGCGTAATGCTCAGTGTGCGAGAATCTTCGATACCAATGTTAGCAACCTGGCTCAATGGAACCATACTGCCATAATAATCCACACTAACGTGATCCAACAATGAAGGATGTGCGCGACCCGTTCTTACTTTGGCCAGCTCATCTTTCAGGGCTTCAATGGATTTCTGCATTCTTGTTTCAGCATCTTGCTGAATATCGTCAATCATAACTCTACCTCAACTAAAGTACCGACCGCCTCGCCTTTCATAATGGCTCGCAATGCGTCCGGCTCAAACATATTAAATACACGCAAAGGCATATTATTCTCGCGACA harbors:
- a CDS encoding phosphatidate cytidylyltransferase — encoded protein: MLKQRVITAIFLVLAVLAGVTLLPTPYFAIASLVVVLAIGGWEWARLIGLEAMQQAWAVIFLIVVGTLIYITGVSWYAIATGVVFWVTILGLLTIYRQDSTFYSSRPWLLSLAGFLVLVPAWLALARLQAHDPMLVLYLIFLVAAMDTGAYFVGKAVGVTKLAPELSPGKTREGAKGGLAAALLWALLGASYFGFTGIAWVYFLLLSLLVAALSVAGDLFESLLKREAGQKDSGTILPGHGGILDRIDGLLVALPVFVLGLSVSLVGRGI
- the uppS gene encoding polyprenyl diphosphate synthase, with amino-acid sequence MTNTTVIPRHIAIVMDGNGRWAQQRKRPRLFGHHRGAEAVRSVVKACGRLNVECLTLFAFSSENWKRPEEEVSGLMSLLATALEREAKGLMKHGVRLKFIGDTTAFSEKLQRKIADVEAMTSNGEGLLLQIAANYGGRWDIVQAAQQLLNEQPDIPLTEDSLSGKLSTADVPDPDLFIRTGGERRISNFLLWQLAYSELYFTDTLWPDFDESALLDAIDDFASRQRRFGMTGEQVKETNHA
- the frr gene encoding ribosome recycling factor, with translation MIDDIQQDAETRMQKSIEALKDELAKVRTGRAHPSLLDHVSVDYYGSMVPLSQVANIGIEDSRTLSITPWERTMVQAIEKAIMTSDLGLNPNSAGTVIRVPMPALTEERRKDLVKVVRGEAENSRVAIRNIRRDANSSLKTMQKDKEISEDDERRAQDGVQKLTDQYIKVIDEVLTKKEQDLMEI